A region of Labeo rohita strain BAU-BD-2019 chromosome 2, IGBB_LRoh.1.0, whole genome shotgun sequence DNA encodes the following proteins:
- the LOC127180628 gene encoding doublesex- and mab-3-related transcription factor B1 has translation MANIPAAAPNNQITLTEERAARSPKCARCRNHGFVVQLKGHSGKCQFRQCLCWKCSLINERTRILASQRRMRSVQGHDSPGADRPVQTAPSGRKTVSTNGVNGEIDLSARKESNIKAPVDDTTYVELRGAVSLSAVNCDAKTPAGPSAPSGAIGDAPPFPGEYIINEAVPGQIYPAEMFTMPLPFYQHYPDRYMFPAVLVTLRPPAPGAFREHVGFVPLPPGALSHLQETHEWQIHVPHYSPYPVPPYPGYSHHSQSHMEGQQGRSELPPQVTNVPESQVCGIQQTDAVPADRLSSGKADENK, from the exons ATGGCAAATATTCCAGCAGCGGCGCCAAATAATCAAATAACGTTAACCGAAGAAAGAGCGGCGCGTAGCCCGAAGTGTGCCCGCTGTCGCAACCACGGCTTCGTCGTCCAGTTAAAAGGCCATTCGGGAAAATGTCAGTTCAGGCAATGTTTGTGCTGGAAGTGTTCTCTCATTAACGAGCGGACGAGAATCCTCGCATCTCAGAGAAGGATGAGATCGGTTCAGGGACACGACTCACCGGGTGCCGATCGTCCAGTCCAAACCGCTCCATCCGGCAGAAAAACGGTCTCAACTAACGGAGTGAACGGTGAAATCGACCTCAGTGCAAGAAAGGAGAGTAATATTAAAGCGCCCGTTGATGATACAACGTACGTCGAGCTCCGCGGTGCAGTTAGCTTGAGCGCGGTTAACTGTGACGCGAAGACACCGGCGGGACCGAGCGCTCCGAGTGGCGCTATTGGAG ATGCACCACCTTTTCCAGGAGAGTACATAATTAATGAGGCAGTTCCAGGGCAAATTTATCCAGCGGAGATGTTCACAATGCCTCTTCCATTCTACCAACATTACCCGGATAGATACATGTTCCCAGCCGTGCTGGTGACCCTGAGACCACCTGCACCGGGAGCCTTCAGGGAACATGTTGGATTTGTTCCCCTGCCACCAGGGGCGCTGTCTCATCTGCAGGAGACTCATGAATGGCAA ATCCATGTTCCACACTATAGTCCGTACCCAGTACCACCATATCCCGGGTATTCCCACCATTCACAGAGTCACATGGAGGGACAGCAAGGAAGATCTGAGCTTCCTCCTCAAGTCACAAATGTCCCAG AAAGTCAAGTTTGTGGAATCCAGCAAACAGATGCTGTACCTGCAGACAGACTTTCCTCAGGGAAAGCAGATGAGAACAAATGA
- the ebna1bp2 gene encoding probable rRNA-processing protein EBP2: MVEVDEDPQLGLESEEDDEVLSDGELQEAFAKGLLKPGLNVPLFEPKKAINNVEGLKKCLADFKKNLPWDERLDLTNYPAVDIVAKAEGKPHQPEGSEEINAEDDFQREMYFYRQAQATVLSALPKLHKFKIPTKRPEDYFAEMAKTDQHMQKIRKKLILKQAAMEKSEKAKKLREQRKYGKKVQTQVIQNRQKQKKAMLSAVKKYQKGMTDKLDFLEGDQDQRQKGSAAKKQVNKKSLNAKRKYKEKKFGFGGRKKGSKWNTKDSHDDVSGFKAKMAHGKGGKNFGKGGKNKRPGKEARKKMKARK, encoded by the exons ATGGTAGAAGTAGATGAGGATCCCCAGTTGGGGTTAGAGTCCGAGGAAGACGACGAAGTATTATCAGACGGAGAG CTGCAAGAAGCTTTCGCCAAGGGTTTGCTTAAACCTGGATTGAATGTTCCTCTGTTTGAGCCAAAGAAGGCCATCAACAATGTG GAGGGTCTAAAGAAATGTCTGGCTGACTTTAAGAAGAACCTGCCGTGGGATGAAAGGCTGGACCTCACTAACTACCCCGCTGTTGACATCGTTGCAAAAGCGGAGGGCAAACCACACCAACCAGAAGGCAGTGAAGAAATCAATGCAGAGGATGACTTTCAGAGGGAGATGTACTT CTACCGACAGGCCCAAGCAACCGTTTTATCGGCGCTGCCAAAACTGCATAAGTTTAAAATTCCTACCAAGAGACCTGAAGATTACTTTGCAGAGATGGCCAAGACCGATCAGCACATGCAGAAG atTAGGAAAAAGCTTATTCTCAAGCAAGCTGCAATGGAGAAGTCAGAAAAGGCCAAGAAGCTCAGAGAACAGAGGAAATATGGCAAAAAG GTTCAAACGCAGGTGATTcagaacagacagaaacagaAGAAGGCAATGCTATCAGCTGTAAAGAAGTAtcaaaaag GAATGACAGATAAATTGGACTTCCTGGAAGGAGATCAGGATCAGAGACAGAAAGGATCAGCAGCGAAAAagcaagtaaacaaaaaaag TCTGAATGCTAAGAGGAAATACAAGGAGAAGAAGTTTGGCTTTGGAGGCAGGAAGAAGGGCAGCAAATGGAACACCAAAGACAGCCATGACGACGTCTCAGGGTTCAAGGCCAAAATGGCTCATGGGAAAGGTGGGAAAAATTTCGGCAAAGGAGGCAAGAAT aaaCGGCCAGGGAAGGAGGCAAGGAAGAAAATGAAGGCACGCAAATGA